Proteins from one Brevibacillus humidisoli genomic window:
- the cobJ gene encoding precorrin-3B C(17)-methyltransferase, which produces MKGKLFVIGFGPGSFEHITKRARDAIQESEIVIGYTTYVELISGLLTDQKVVSTGMTEEVSRAREAVRQAEMGKKVAVISSGDAGVYGMAGLIYEVLVEQGWIEAEGVAVEVIPGISAINSCAALLGAPVMHDACTISLSDHLTPWELIAKRIDAAGQADFVIALYNPKSGRRTRQIVEAQQILLKYRSPDTPVGIVKSAYREREHVVMTTLEKMLDHDIGMLTTVIIGNESTFVYDGKMITPRGYQRKYTLTADEQPLKPHERLRKENEPWALGDRSDDGPSTEDRSGENRMIDVHSTEEHSSISRTVHDRSNDERTSAVDLHVGSRTPYDWAAEALMTLQQAHGSAVATSTVAPISPSTPAFRQQSIFECAVSPGVVNKKWTPQQMVLLAEVAGDKGEIEYTPHHQMILRIPTEDPSAITAQLREAGLLLMPVGDVVQIKACDFCDGEKKDAIPYAEELNRLMGGLQAPKELKLGVNGCGMACYGAVKEDIGIVYRKGAFDLFLGAKSVGRNAHPGVPVAEGIPSEEIVPLLERIVTRYREEAFPNERFHKFFKRVGEIEGFAYRDMTAVKIEDAVCGT; this is translated from the coding sequence ATGAAAGGAAAACTGTTTGTCATCGGCTTTGGACCGGGGAGTTTCGAACATATCACGAAACGGGCTCGGGACGCGATACAGGAAAGCGAGATCGTGATCGGCTACACCACCTATGTGGAGCTGATCAGCGGGCTGTTGACGGATCAAAAAGTGGTCAGCACTGGCATGACGGAAGAAGTGAGTCGGGCGCGGGAAGCGGTGCGCCAGGCGGAGATGGGCAAAAAAGTAGCTGTCATCTCCAGTGGTGATGCAGGCGTTTATGGGATGGCCGGCTTGATCTACGAGGTATTGGTTGAACAGGGGTGGATCGAAGCCGAGGGAGTGGCCGTTGAAGTGATTCCCGGCATTTCTGCGATCAACTCCTGCGCTGCTCTGTTAGGCGCACCTGTGATGCACGATGCCTGCACGATCAGCTTGAGTGACCATCTGACACCGTGGGAATTGATTGCCAAGCGGATCGATGCGGCTGGGCAGGCTGATTTCGTGATTGCTCTCTACAATCCAAAGAGCGGCCGACGCACGCGGCAGATCGTGGAAGCACAGCAGATCCTGCTCAAGTACCGCTCCCCCGATACTCCTGTCGGGATCGTCAAAAGCGCTTACCGGGAGCGGGAGCATGTCGTGATGACGACGCTGGAAAAGATGCTGGACCACGACATCGGCATGCTGACGACTGTGATCATCGGCAATGAGTCTACGTTTGTCTACGACGGCAAAATGATCACACCTCGCGGCTATCAGCGAAAGTATACGCTGACGGCGGACGAACAGCCGCTCAAACCGCATGAGCGGCTGCGCAAGGAGAACGAGCCATGGGCGCTTGGAGACCGTTCAGACGACGGCCCTTCGACTGAGGATCGGTCAGGAGAGAACCGCATGATTGACGTCCATTCGACTGAGGAGCATTCGAGTATCTCCCGGACGGTCCATGATCGTTCGAACGATGAACGCACAAGTGCAGTCGATCTGCACGTCGGATCACGCACTCCTTATGACTGGGCCGCAGAGGCGTTGATGACGCTGCAGCAGGCACACGGGAGCGCGGTGGCGACCAGCACGGTCGCACCGATTTCCCCATCTACTCCCGCATTTCGGCAGCAGTCGATCTTTGAGTGCGCGGTCAGCCCAGGTGTGGTGAATAAAAAATGGACACCCCAGCAAATGGTGCTGCTGGCTGAAGTGGCTGGGGACAAGGGCGAGATCGAGTATACGCCTCATCATCAGATGATTTTGCGGATTCCGACAGAAGATCCGTCCGCGATCACAGCGCAGCTGCGAGAGGCTGGACTGCTTTTGATGCCGGTAGGTGACGTGGTACAGATCAAGGCCTGCGATTTTTGTGACGGCGAAAAGAAAGATGCGATTCCGTACGCAGAAGAGCTGAACCGGCTGATGGGCGGGCTACAGGCGCCCAAGGAATTGAAGCTGGGTGTCAACGGATGCGGGATGGCCTGCTACGGCGCGGTAAAAGAGGATATCGGCATCGTCTATCGCAAGGGTGCGTTTGATTTGTTCCTGGGAGCCAAGTCTGTCGGCCGCAATGCCCATCCCGGTGTCCCGGTGGCAGAAGGGATTCCCTCAGAGGAGATTGTGCCGCTGTTGGAGCGGATCGTCACCAGGTATCGCGAGGAGGCGTTTCCCAACGAACGCTTTCACAAGTTCTTCAAGCGCGTCGGCGAGATTGAAGGTTTTGCCTATCGGGACATGACCGCCGTGAAGATCGAAGACGCCGTATGCGGCACCTAG
- a CDS encoding sirohydrochlorin chelatase, whose protein sequence is MEAVLFVGHGSKDAAGNEEVRQFVASLVDEVEAPIVETCFLEFEPPDVYSGLEACLSRGATRIVVIPIILFSAGHAKIHIPAALDEFKTKHPDVPVTYGRPVGIHELVLGILEARLDEVEQCEERREQELAVLLVGRGSSDPDANSDIYKMARLFWERSKAKWVEPAFMGVTFPSFDEGMERCLKLGARHVVVLPYFLFTGVLIKRMADYVQHWQTSRPDVRFTLAEYFGFHPLLKAVLKDRVREALADEVKMNCDTCQYRLAAMEHVGHHHHHHDHDHSHDHGHHHHGHGYHHHHNHHHHHHHDHEHHQTDGDQLTHQQTDHERHETDQDRHGAPQTRTEPTVRK, encoded by the coding sequence ATGGAGGCAGTGTTGTTTGTCGGCCATGGCAGCAAGGATGCCGCAGGCAATGAGGAAGTGAGGCAGTTCGTCGCCTCGCTGGTTGACGAAGTGGAAGCACCGATTGTGGAGACCTGCTTTCTAGAGTTTGAACCGCCAGACGTCTACAGCGGACTGGAGGCCTGTCTAAGCAGGGGAGCAACCCGGATCGTGGTGATTCCGATCATCTTGTTTTCCGCTGGCCACGCGAAGATCCACATCCCTGCAGCGCTGGATGAGTTTAAGACAAAGCACCCCGATGTGCCCGTTACATATGGACGTCCGGTGGGCATTCACGAGCTGGTGCTGGGAATTCTGGAAGCACGTCTTGATGAAGTGGAGCAATGCGAGGAGCGGCGCGAACAAGAGCTGGCCGTCCTGCTGGTCGGCAGAGGCAGCAGCGATCCGGACGCCAACAGCGACATCTACAAGATGGCTCGCCTGTTCTGGGAGCGCAGCAAGGCGAAATGGGTGGAGCCGGCTTTTATGGGGGTTACGTTTCCCAGCTTTGATGAGGGGATGGAACGCTGCCTCAAGCTGGGGGCACGGCATGTGGTGGTACTGCCGTACTTTCTCTTTACAGGAGTGCTGATCAAGCGGATGGCTGACTACGTGCAGCACTGGCAAACCTCCCGACCCGATGTCCGATTTACGTTGGCAGAGTACTTCGGATTTCACCCGCTGCTCAAAGCAGTACTGAAGGATCGGGTGAGAGAGGCACTTGCCGATGAGGTAAAAATGAACTGCGACACCTGTCAGTACCGTCTCGCGGCAATGGAGCATGTCGGGCACCATCACCACCACCATGATCATGACCATTCACATGACCATGGGCATCACCATCATGGTCACGGATATCATCACCATCACAATCATCATCACCACCATCATCACGATCATGAGCACCATCAAACGGATGGCGATCAGCTTACGCATCAGCAGACAGACCATGAACGGCACGAAACAGACCAAGACCGGCATGGCGCTCCCCAGACGCGGACTGAGCCGACTGTGCGCAAATAG
- the cobK gene encoding precorrin-6A reductase → MILMLAGTSDARELALRIRQEGYDLLTTVVTENAAKSMQEAGLPVRVGRLAASEIAELISRQQVKAVVDASHPYAEEASKNAIAGAEAAGVPYIRYERESISSPQHEKITTVADYVEAAELAAKKRGVVMLTTGSKTLSIFTKRLLGLPDTTLVARMLPRLDNMQKCEELGLEQKNIVAMQGPFSRELNKALYDHYKVTLMITKESGKVGAFDEKVEAALEMGIETIVIARPKVRYGTKCSDFDSVLKRLSQLQIVDAAERSTAP, encoded by the coding sequence ATGATTCTGATGCTGGCCGGTACGAGTGATGCCAGAGAGTTGGCATTGCGCATCAGACAGGAGGGATATGATCTCCTGACCACCGTGGTTACGGAAAACGCGGCCAAGAGTATGCAGGAAGCTGGCCTGCCGGTGAGAGTAGGCAGACTGGCCGCCAGCGAGATAGCCGAGCTGATCAGTCGCCAGCAGGTGAAAGCGGTTGTAGACGCCAGCCACCCGTATGCTGAGGAGGCGTCAAAAAACGCAATCGCCGGGGCAGAGGCGGCAGGTGTTCCCTACATTCGCTATGAACGAGAAAGCATCAGCTCTCCGCAGCACGAGAAGATCACCACCGTCGCTGACTACGTGGAGGCCGCGGAACTAGCCGCCAAAAAGCGTGGTGTGGTGATGCTGACGACAGGCAGCAAGACCCTCTCTATCTTCACGAAACGGCTGCTCGGACTGCCTGACACCACACTGGTCGCCCGCATGCTGCCTCGCCTCGACAATATGCAAAAGTGCGAGGAACTGGGACTGGAACAGAAAAACATCGTCGCCATGCAGGGCCCTTTTTCCAGGGAGCTGAACAAAGCGCTCTACGATCACTACAAGGTGACCCTGATGATCACCAAGGAGAGCGGAAAAGTAGGCGCGTTTGATGAGAAGGTGGAGGCAGCGCTGGAGATGGGGATTGAGACGATTGTCATCGCACGGCCGAAAGTGAGGTACGGGACCAAATGTTCCGACTTTGACAGCGTGCTTAAGCGGCTCAGTCAACTGCAAATCGTAGACGCTGCAGAGCGGAGTACCGCACCATAG
- a CDS encoding precorrin-8X methylmutase codes for MDFRTEFKPATVQPQEIEDKSFQIITDELGEHPFTAEQYPVVQRVIHASADFELGRSLIFHPDAVQAGIRAIRSGKIVVADVQMVQVGISKPRLEQFGGQVKVYISDPDVIEEAKRLNTTRAIVSMRKAVQEAEGGIFAIGNAPTALLELIRLVKEGVAKPGLIVGMPVGFVSAAESKEELAKLDVPFITNLGRKGGSPVTVAAVNALSLMAVRA; via the coding sequence ATGGACTTTCGCACGGAGTTTAAACCGGCAACGGTGCAGCCGCAGGAGATTGAGGATAAAAGTTTTCAGATCATCACCGACGAGCTGGGCGAGCATCCCTTTACAGCGGAGCAGTATCCCGTCGTCCAGCGGGTGATCCACGCTTCCGCCGACTTTGAACTGGGCAGAAGCTTGATTTTTCATCCCGATGCGGTGCAGGCGGGGATTCGCGCGATTCGCAGCGGCAAAATCGTGGTCGCTGATGTGCAAATGGTGCAGGTCGGCATTAGCAAGCCGCGCTTGGAGCAGTTTGGCGGCCAAGTGAAGGTGTACATATCGGATCCAGATGTGATCGAGGAGGCCAAGCGCCTCAATACGACACGGGCGATTGTCTCCATGCGCAAAGCGGTACAGGAAGCGGAGGGAGGCATCTTCGCCATCGGCAACGCTCCGACGGCTCTCTTGGAATTGATTCGGCTGGTCAAAGAAGGGGTGGCCAAACCGGGGCTCATCGTCGGGATGCCGGTCGGATTCGTCTCCGCGGCAGAATCCAAAGAAGAATTGGCCAAGCTGGACGTTCCCTTTATCACCAACCTGGGACGCAAGGGCGGAAGCCCCGTCACGGTTGCAGCCGTCAACGCACTCTCCCTGATGGCGGTCCGGGCGTGA
- a CDS encoding cobalt-precorrin-5B (C(1))-methyltransferase gives METKEAKPLRHGYTTGACATAASKAALLALITGEAPQEVTIPLPIGQEVTFSLEKCGFEAGKAYAAVIKDGGDDPDATHGALIESTVSWSEANEIELDGGIGVGRVTKPGLPVPVGEAAINPVPRKMIREAVQSVLSQFGIDRGVRVVISVPDGEEIAKKTLNGRLGILGGISILGTRGIVVPFSTSAYKASIAQAVNVAREAGCRHVVLSTGGKSEKTAMELYPDLPEEAFVEMGDFVGFSLKQCKQKQIEQVTLVGMMGKFSKVAQGVMMVHSKSAPVDFDFLARVAEEAGASDELLAEIRGANTASQVGDLMGEHPLFFEKLCEYCCRSGLREVQGGMTIETILITMKGSLLGRVTVNEATD, from the coding sequence ATGGAGACAAAGGAGGCAAAACCACTCCGTCATGGCTATACGACGGGGGCATGCGCCACGGCAGCGTCAAAAGCGGCGCTGCTTGCCTTGATTACTGGAGAGGCGCCACAGGAGGTGACGATTCCGCTGCCGATCGGTCAGGAGGTTACCTTTTCCTTGGAAAAATGCGGCTTTGAAGCGGGGAAAGCTTACGCGGCCGTAATCAAGGATGGCGGTGACGATCCAGATGCGACGCATGGAGCGTTGATCGAGAGCACCGTCTCCTGGAGCGAGGCGAACGAAATCGAGTTGGACGGCGGCATTGGTGTCGGACGGGTGACCAAGCCCGGCCTGCCCGTGCCGGTAGGGGAAGCGGCGATCAACCCCGTACCGCGCAAGATGATCCGAGAGGCCGTACAGTCTGTATTGAGCCAGTTTGGCATCGATCGCGGCGTGCGGGTCGTGATCTCCGTACCTGACGGGGAAGAGATTGCCAAAAAGACACTAAACGGACGGCTCGGCATTCTTGGCGGGATTTCGATACTGGGAACACGGGGAATTGTCGTTCCCTTTTCCACATCCGCCTACAAAGCCAGCATTGCGCAGGCCGTTAACGTGGCGAGGGAAGCGGGCTGTCGGCACGTGGTACTCTCCACCGGCGGCAAGAGCGAAAAGACGGCGATGGAGCTGTATCCTGACCTGCCGGAGGAAGCGTTTGTGGAGATGGGCGACTTCGTTGGCTTTTCCCTCAAACAGTGCAAACAGAAACAGATCGAGCAGGTCACGCTGGTCGGCATGATGGGCAAGTTCTCCAAGGTGGCACAGGGCGTGATGATGGTCCACTCCAAAAGCGCTCCCGTCGACTTCGACTTTCTCGCCAGGGTTGCGGAGGAAGCAGGGGCGTCGGACGAGTTGCTGGCGGAGATCCGCGGAGCCAACACCGCTTCACAAGTGGGCGACCTGATGGGGGAGCATCCGCTGTTTTTTGAAAAACTGTGCGAATACTGTTGCCGGTCTGGACTGCGGGAAGTACAGGGCGGCATGACGATTGAGACGATCCTGATCACGATGAAAGGGTCTCTGTTGGGAAGGGTGACAGTGAATGAAGCAACCGATTAA
- the cbiE gene encoding precorrin-6y C5,15-methyltransferase (decarboxylating) subunit CbiE: MKQPIKIIGIGDDGQAGLLPLYRSWIMESELLVGGERHLAFFPDYTGEKRVVKGGLSALVESLAEESRATVILASGDPLFYGIGGYLAKKLPVEIYPALSSIQLAFARMGEAWQDAYVTSVHGRSMQGLAQRIDGRDKVALLTDAENNPAAIAAYLLKYQMTEYRAFVGENLGSPQERVGWYDLQEMAERTFSELNVVVLRRQQAGPVWPLGIPDESFAQRKPDKGLITKQEVRVLSLAQLQLTPESVVWDIGTCTGSVAIEAARIAREGAVYAIEKNADDLENCRENMARFRTDFTLVHGKAPDGLEQFPDPNAVFIGGSGGELAELIRICCDRLKSGGRIVVNAATVETLYQAMQAFAASGHETKVTLVQLSRSKPILSMTRFEGLNPVYIVTAYQKAGEESSQ; this comes from the coding sequence ATGAAGCAACCGATTAAGATCATCGGTATCGGGGATGATGGACAGGCGGGACTGCTCCCGCTCTACCGCAGTTGGATTATGGAAAGCGAACTGCTGGTTGGCGGTGAGCGCCACCTTGCTTTTTTTCCTGACTACACCGGGGAGAAGCGGGTGGTAAAAGGAGGGCTTTCCGCACTGGTCGAGAGCTTGGCGGAAGAGAGCAGAGCGACGGTGATTCTGGCTTCTGGCGATCCGCTGTTTTACGGGATTGGCGGCTATCTGGCCAAAAAACTGCCGGTCGAGATCTACCCTGCGCTAAGCTCGATTCAGCTGGCCTTTGCCCGGATGGGAGAGGCCTGGCAGGATGCTTATGTGACCAGTGTACACGGCAGAAGCATGCAGGGATTGGCCCAGCGGATCGACGGTCGGGACAAAGTAGCCCTGCTGACGGATGCCGAAAACAACCCGGCCGCCATTGCCGCCTACCTGTTGAAGTACCAGATGACGGAGTACCGTGCCTTCGTCGGAGAGAACCTGGGCAGTCCACAGGAACGGGTCGGTTGGTACGACCTGCAGGAGATGGCGGAGCGCACCTTTTCCGAATTAAACGTCGTCGTGCTGCGTCGCCAGCAGGCTGGCCCCGTTTGGCCGCTTGGCATCCCTGACGAATCATTTGCCCAGCGCAAGCCGGATAAAGGACTGATCACCAAACAGGAGGTGCGGGTACTCAGTCTGGCCCAGCTGCAGCTAACCCCCGAGAGTGTGGTGTGGGACATCGGTACTTGTACTGGTTCTGTGGCGATTGAGGCGGCGCGGATCGCTCGCGAGGGAGCGGTGTACGCGATCGAAAAAAACGCGGATGATCTGGAGAACTGCCGGGAGAACATGGCTCGGTTCCGTACCGACTTTACGCTGGTGCACGGCAAGGCACCGGATGGACTGGAACAGTTTCCTGATCCAAATGCGGTCTTTATCGGAGGCAGCGGCGGCGAGCTGGCAGAGTTGATCCGCATCTGCTGCGATCGACTGAAGTCGGGCGGGCGGATTGTGGTCAACGCGGCTACAGTGGAGACACTGTACCAGGCGATGCAGGCCTTTGCAGCATCAGGCCACGAGACCAAGGTAACACTGGTCCAGTTGTCACGGAGCAAACCGATATTGTCCATGACCCGCTTTGAAGGACTAAATCCGGTCTATATCGTGACTGCCTATCAAAAAGCAGGAGAGGAGAGCAGCCAGTGA
- the cobI gene encoding precorrin-2 C(20)-methyltransferase has product MNNIGTLYGIGVGPGDPELITVKAFRLLQEAPVIAYPKKRMGSKSYAHQIAELYVKQPEKEMLGLVFPMTKDEEILAREWSNTVAQVWERLRQGKDVVFVTEGDPLFYSTFIHMMRVMRETHPEVPIKSVPGVSSFLGAASRLGLPLADGDEQIGIIPATDDREAMRQALLAHDCVVFLKVAKVLDMILELLEELGLTDQASVASKVTSAEEMVWEDVRALKGADLGYLTLMVVRKQ; this is encoded by the coding sequence GTGAACAACATCGGTACATTGTACGGTATTGGCGTAGGACCGGGCGACCCGGAGCTGATCACGGTCAAAGCGTTTCGCCTGCTGCAGGAAGCACCCGTGATCGCCTATCCCAAAAAACGGATGGGCAGCAAAAGCTATGCCCATCAAATCGCCGAGCTGTACGTGAAGCAGCCGGAAAAAGAGATGCTCGGTCTCGTCTTCCCGATGACCAAGGATGAGGAGATTCTGGCGAGAGAGTGGAGCAACACGGTGGCCCAGGTATGGGAACGGCTGCGCCAAGGGAAAGACGTGGTGTTTGTCACCGAGGGGGACCCGCTGTTTTACAGTACGTTTATCCACATGATGCGGGTGATGAGAGAGACCCATCCCGAGGTGCCGATCAAATCGGTGCCGGGAGTATCCTCTTTTCTCGGAGCAGCGTCCCGGCTGGGGCTGCCGCTGGCGGATGGGGATGAGCAGATCGGGATCATCCCGGCCACGGACGACCGGGAAGCAATGCGTCAGGCCCTGCTCGCCCACGACTGTGTCGTTTTTCTGAAGGTAGCCAAAGTACTGGACATGATTCTGGAGCTGTTGGAAGAACTGGGGCTGACTGATCAAGCATCTGTCGCCAGCAAGGTAACCTCTGCCGAAGAGATGGTCTGGGAGGACGTTCGTGCCCTCAAAGGAGCCGACCTCGGCTATCTAACCCTGATGGTGGTGAGAAAGCAATGA
- the cobM gene encoding precorrin-4 C(11)-methyltransferase has product MKVYIVGAGPGDPDLITVKGLKLLEQADVVLYTDSLVSEELVSRANPQAEIMQSSGMALEEIVAVMVERVRQHKTVVRLHTGDPSVYGAIMEQIVLLKQAGIEVEIVPGVSSVFAAAAALNAELTVPDLTQTLILTRAEGRTPVPEREKLRELAAHHCTLALFLSATLTKKVVKELLEAGWSEETPVAVVQRASWPDQVMVRTTLRHLDAEMGKHGIRSHAMILAGWALDPELHDKGEYRSKLYDKTFTHGYRKGVSAP; this is encoded by the coding sequence ATGAAAGTATACATCGTGGGAGCAGGACCTGGTGATCCCGATCTGATCACGGTAAAAGGGCTGAAGCTGTTGGAGCAGGCTGACGTGGTCCTCTATACCGACTCGCTGGTGAGCGAGGAACTGGTGAGTAGAGCCAATCCCCAGGCAGAGATCATGCAAAGCTCCGGGATGGCCTTGGAAGAGATCGTAGCCGTCATGGTGGAACGGGTTCGACAGCATAAAACGGTGGTACGCCTGCATACCGGTGATCCGTCCGTCTACGGCGCGATTATGGAACAGATTGTTTTGTTGAAGCAAGCAGGCATTGAAGTGGAGATCGTCCCTGGCGTCAGTTCCGTCTTTGCCGCTGCTGCCGCTCTCAATGCGGAACTAACCGTGCCTGATCTGACGCAGACCTTGATCTTGACCCGGGCAGAAGGTAGGACTCCGGTGCCGGAGAGGGAGAAACTGCGCGAACTGGCAGCCCATCACTGCACCCTCGCCCTGTTTCTCAGCGCTACCCTGACCAAAAAAGTGGTCAAGGAATTGCTGGAAGCTGGTTGGAGCGAAGAGACGCCAGTCGCTGTCGTACAGCGGGCTAGTTGGCCGGATCAGGTGATGGTGCGAACCACACTGCGCCACCTGGACGCTGAGATGGGCAAGCACGGCATCCGTTCCCATGCGATGATCCTGGCAGGCTGGGCGCTCGATCCCGAGCTGCATGACAAGGGAGAATACCGATCCAAGCTGTATGACAAAACCTTTACCCATGGGTATCGCAAAGGTGTGAGCGCGCCATGA
- a CDS encoding cobalt-precorrin 5A hydrolase, translated as MTIEQRATTIELNEAEIPVIQRKGDYAIVAITKHGVELARRLHRTFSHGDLYYMGKFAKGDEQERQIQLFNGSVRLLLPALWPAYKGIILLISLGAVVRMIAPLLQDKKTDPGVVVIDDKGEHVISVLSGHLGGANELAREVAAVLQAKPVITTASDVQKTIPVDLFGRRFGWEWESADKLTPVSASVVNEERVAVVQESGERDWWMHDTPMPANIRVYSSIQEALADEPQAALVVTHRLLEPSEEAILRNGVLYRPKVIALGIGCNRGTSAEEIEAVVTETLSELHVSIRSVKAVCTIDLKKDEAGLLEVCGKYGWEFVYYTPQQLNQVKLEEPSETVYKFTGAYGVSEPAAKLYTGEDTLLLTKKKSGNVTISVGLLRFAERRGEACPSEGS; from the coding sequence ATGACAATTGAACAGCGTGCCACGACGATTGAACTAAACGAAGCAGAGATTCCTGTCATCCAGCGTAAGGGCGACTACGCGATCGTCGCCATCACCAAACACGGGGTGGAATTGGCGAGACGGCTGCACCGCACCTTTTCGCACGGCGATCTGTACTACATGGGCAAGTTCGCCAAAGGGGACGAGCAAGAACGGCAGATCCAACTGTTCAACGGTAGTGTACGGCTGCTGCTTCCCGCGCTCTGGCCCGCATACAAGGGGATCATTCTGCTGATCTCGCTCGGTGCCGTGGTGCGCATGATCGCGCCGCTGCTGCAGGACAAAAAGACGGATCCAGGCGTGGTCGTCATTGACGACAAGGGCGAACATGTGATCAGCGTCCTCTCCGGTCACCTGGGCGGGGCCAATGAGCTGGCCCGCGAAGTAGCCGCCGTTCTCCAGGCCAAGCCGGTAATCACCACAGCATCTGACGTGCAAAAGACGATTCCGGTCGACTTGTTTGGACGCCGCTTCGGCTGGGAGTGGGAGTCGGCCGACAAGCTAACCCCGGTCAGTGCGTCCGTCGTCAATGAAGAGCGGGTGGCTGTCGTCCAGGAGTCAGGGGAACGCGACTGGTGGATGCACGATACACCGATGCCCGCCAACATCCGTGTCTACTCGTCGATCCAGGAAGCGTTGGCGGACGAACCGCAGGCAGCTCTCGTCGTCACACATCGCCTGCTGGAACCCTCAGAAGAGGCGATCTTGCGCAATGGCGTCCTATACCGGCCCAAAGTAATTGCGCTCGGGATCGGCTGCAACAGGGGCACGTCGGCAGAAGAGATTGAGGCGGTCGTGACGGAGACATTGAGCGAGCTACACGTCTCCATCCGCAGTGTGAAGGCGGTCTGCACGATCGATCTGAAAAAGGATGAGGCGGGACTGCTGGAGGTTTGCGGCAAGTATGGCTGGGAGTTTGTCTATTACACGCCGCAGCAGTTGAACCAGGTGAAGCTGGAAGAACCATCAGAGACCGTCTACAAGTTCACCGGAGCCTACGGCGTCAGCGAGCCAGCCGCCAAGCTGTATACCGGTGAGGATACGCTGCTTTTGACCAAGAAAAAATCGGGCAATGTGACCATATCCGTCGGTCTGCTGCGATTTGCCGAAAGGAGGGGAGAGGCGTGTCCGAGCGAAGGATCGTGA
- a CDS encoding cobyrinate a,c-diamide synthase, translating into MSERRIVIAGTGSGVGKTTVTIGLMAALKRRGMVVQGFKCGPDYIDPTYHTAVTGRTSRNLDSWMLPHEVVKEIYARGSAGADISIIEGVMGFYDGKEATSDRGSTAEISLLTRSPVLLVVNCQSMARSAAAIVKGFQLLNPDVRIVAVLANKVGSEGHYCLVKQAVEQECEVPVIGYLQREEQVEIPERHLGLVPSVERGELQPLFDRLAELITRTVDLDQLLDAARAEPLLVEPVLFTKEQQPKRVRIAVAKDAAFHFYYPENLELLEAHGAECVFFSPLAGEAVPDGVDGLYIGGGFPEEFARELSGNRQVMDSVRLAIQSGLPTLAECGGFMYLTEELVTTEGKVYPMVGIIPGRITMQKRLAALGYREVRGVQPNFLLEAGELAKGHEFRYSTYAPPAGEVPYAYETKGLRGMKQEGYARDNLVAGYTHLHFASNPMIVTRWIERCLGEASDG; encoded by the coding sequence GTGTCCGAGCGAAGGATCGTGATTGCCGGGACAGGCAGCGGAGTAGGGAAGACGACGGTGACGATCGGACTGATGGCTGCACTCAAACGCAGAGGGATGGTCGTGCAGGGATTCAAGTGCGGACCGGACTACATCGACCCAACCTACCATACCGCCGTCACTGGCCGAACCTCGCGCAATCTGGACAGTTGGATGCTGCCGCATGAGGTGGTCAAGGAGATATACGCCAGAGGCAGTGCAGGGGCAGATATCTCGATCATCGAGGGTGTGATGGGCTTCTATGACGGAAAAGAGGCGACCAGCGACAGAGGGAGCACCGCCGAGATCAGCCTCCTCACCCGCTCACCCGTGCTGCTGGTCGTCAACTGTCAGAGCATGGCACGCAGTGCGGCGGCCATCGTCAAAGGATTCCAACTGCTCAATCCCGATGTGCGGATCGTCGCCGTGCTCGCCAACAAAGTGGGCAGCGAAGGGCACTACTGTCTGGTCAAGCAAGCGGTGGAGCAGGAATGCGAGGTCCCGGTCATCGGCTACCTGCAGCGGGAAGAACAGGTGGAGATACCGGAACGCCATCTAGGGTTGGTCCCCTCTGTAGAACGCGGGGAACTGCAGCCGTTGTTTGACCGTCTAGCTGAGTTGATCACCCGCACCGTTGATCTGGATCAACTGCTGGATGCTGCGAGAGCGGAGCCGCTGCTGGTCGAACCGGTGTTGTTCACGAAAGAACAGCAGCCGAAGCGGGTGCGGATCGCTGTCGCCAAAGATGCCGCTTTCCACTTTTACTATCCGGAAAACCTGGAACTGCTGGAAGCGCACGGTGCCGAGTGCGTCTTTTTTTCTCCGCTGGCAGGGGAAGCAGTGCCAGATGGAGTGGATGGCCTGTACATCGGGGGAGGTTTTCCTGAGGAGTTTGCCCGGGAACTGTCGGGAAATCGGCAGGTGATGGATTCCGTTCGACTCGCGATTCAGTCTGGACTGCCTACGCTGGCTGAATGCGGCGGGTTTATGTACTTGACCGAGGAACTAGTAACCACAGAGGGCAAAGTGTACCCGATGGTCGGCATCATCCCCGGACGGATCACGATGCAGAAGCGACTGGCCGCCCTGGGATACCGGGAAGTGCGGGGTGTGCAACCCAACTTTCTGCTGGAGGCCGGAGAATTGGCGAAAGGACACGAGTTCCGCTATTCCACCTACGCTCCACCGGCTGGTGAAGTCCCGTATGCTTACGAGACAAAAGGCTTGCGCGGGATGAAACAGGAAGGCTACGCTAGGGACAATCTGGTCGCTGGCTACACCCACCTGCACTTTGCTTCCAATCCGATGATCGTCACGCGCTGGATTGAGCGCTGTCTGGGGGAAGCAAGCGATGGGTAG